The DNA sequence TCTCTATCACGCTCTTTATCACGGGCCAATATATCTGCCTTAGTAATTCGAATCCTctttttctttggaagattaaAGTAGGTGGATGGGTTGACGAAGCCTCCAACACCCCTCACCCTACCCGAGTGTTCTGGAGTTTCTAGCGCTTGAGACAGAACATCACTACTCCCTGACATTTCCAGCTCCCCCTTACTCTTCTTTTCCAATAGTTCATCCTAATCAAATATGTAAAGATAAGTTAGATAAGGTTCCACACCATAAATTACTCAACAATCTGGACTTACTATTTTTGTTGCCACCAATGACAGTTCTTCATCTATCTTTCCATTTTTTGGTACACGAGCTTTCTTCCACATAATTGCACGATCTATTATCTCTCCTTCAGGCAAAGTACGTTTCTGTGCAGTAAATAAAATAGTGAGGGAAcacaatatataataaaaatatgTGTATAATTCAGCCATCACAGAGAAGAGCAGTTCCTAACCAATTCCTCCTCCAGTCCTATGTATCCCTTTCTTGATAATCTGTGAGGGTATTTTCTCTTCCTCACTCGTGCACTTTGTTCATTATGTAGTTTCTGCATAATAGAATTAAGCACCGTTATTGCATAAAAACTCATACAATGTACAAGAGTCAGCTGACCCAGAAATTATATGCAGTTCCTAGAAATTCGAGCAAGCCCATTACATAATAGGAGCATACCAGCCATTTCTCAGTGCACCGCTGTTTTACAAATTCCTTCCATGGTTCTAGGCCAACAAAGGAGTACTGCTTCGGTggctttctcaattttttctttttgcccaAGAGTGGCAGCACATACTTATTTGTTAATGTGGTCTTGAATTGTCTCCATTTTGTGCCAGCTGATGTCAACACTAGTTTTCTACTTTCAGGGGCTACTTTGAATGTATCCTGTGCAACAAATATAATTGTGGGATTATATAGTTTGCCAAGTAAATAAGGATATGTAAACATCATAAACTAAAATCTGATGATGTAAACACCTAAACTTTGTTCCCACTTAGAACTTAAGACTAAAAAGTAAACAAGAGCAGCATCATAGTAATTTGGAACTAACAACTAGAAGAGATTAGACTTGGACTCAGTAGAGAGCAGATCCAAACAActagaattattttttttattcccaGCTGAAACAACAATATGGAACTAATAATACATATCAGTCCACATCAAATTGCAGCAACGCAAGAAAAGTAGAGTAGTACCTGAACATCGATCCAAAGATTTTCTTTCAAGTCTCCATCCACCTCAGGCCAGCTAACAACGTTGATGGGAACCATTTTCCGCACCAACATGCCTATATAAGACTGTAGAGTGTGCCGTGTTTTGCCATTTGGATTTCCTGTTTCACTGTAGGTCACCTTGAATTTCCTCCCAAGTGCTTTCTTCACCACAACCTTGTACAAAGCAACCACAGTTCGCTTTCCTCTGCTTTTTCCTTTGGCTGATTCCGTGCTCGTCATAGTTTCAGCTGTAGCAGAATCCTCTCCACCATCAACCATGCCATCAATCTCAACAGGACTAGTATCATTATCCGctttgttctttgattttttgcctccttttgattttcccTTCTTGGAACCCATTGTGTCAAGTTATCTGCTCACAAAGCACAAACTGAGTGTTAATTAGTAAGTCAAACAACAGATAGTAATAACAAATTTGATGTGTAAACATCAAAAAAAGCAAACTGGAAGAAAACAGATTCTGTGGAGTGGCATTTAAAGactcataaaataaaatttcactTATTCATAACAGATTTGCTGCATAGAAGTAATAGTTTAATATTCAACTAAAAATACATATCAAATGCATATATGCCACTAagaatacaaaacaaacaaaagccaCTAATGTTCTCTTGGAGTTGTGAACTGGTCGACCCAAAATCCCTCAACATTTTCTCTAAGATAAGTGGCTTCAGCCTCATTCTCGTCTTCATCACAAGGTGGTAGTTCTACATAAAACGGTTGATGTTCCAAGGTGGTGTCCCCTAGATCATCATCATAGACACAATCACGATAGTCTCTATTTGGGGTCGTTAGTACAACCGACCAGTAGGAATCAATAGGATCTTCAACAAAGAATACTTGCTTCACTTGACTAGCAGAAGCAAATTTATCCTTTTGGTGGCCAATCCGATTGAGATTTACAAGTGTAAAACCGAACTCATCTTGCCTGATTCCTTTTTCATTTGCTGCCCATTGACACAGAAACAATGGGGCTTTGAAAGCTTGATAGTCAAGCTCCCATATCTCTTCGATAACCCCATAAAAAGTCATCTCACTCTCCACCGGATTTTTATCCTTAGCGCTAGACAATTGCATCGTCTTAGCCAATAAGGAAACCCCACTATTTTGGACCACTCTTGCATCATCTCGCTGCTTTGTGAAGTGCTTAACTCCATTATAAAGATAGCCTTCATAAGTAAACACCGTGAAACTCGGTTTTCTAGCCAGCCATCTAATTGTTTCTGAAACCTCAGTAGGATTTTCCTTCATTTGAGTTGAAACTTGGTGATATAACAGCCATATAATGTTACTCAAGAGTAGTCGAagcatttgatttttatatataAAGCAGCTGAACATGCTTAGGAACTGACCTTGGATTGAAACCAATCGGCAAACGTACGATTGTGCTCACTTCTTAGCCAttttttactcttctttttcccaGCGTACAGCTCCTCGACAATCTTTTTATGGGCGCTGcccacataaaaaataaaatcaagggATAAGAAAATGTTTGACAGAAACTTAATTTAGATAAAAGCTAAGAATAAAAGCTGAAAGTTCTTACTTCTTATATGGATCCACCTCAGCATTATTGGACAGCACATGAAGATGTGCctggtctctctctttctcatctaTTGACTTCAGTTTCGCACTAGAAAGTGGGCCAGACAGCTTACTTGAATCCTTAGGAACTCCAATTGGATTACAATGGTGAACAAACTCCGAGCAAAACTCCACAGATTCTTCTCCAATATAACTCTCGGCTATACAACCTTCAGGATGAAAACGGTTGCGAACATACCCTTTTAAAACTTTCATGAACCGTTCAAAAGGGTACATCCATCTATAAAAAACAGGCCCACATAATCGCACTTCTCTAACTAGATGCACAGTGAGATGAACCATTATGTCGAAAAAGGAGGGAGGGAATATCTTCTCTAGCATACACAAGGTCAAAACCAAATCAGATTGTAGTTTATCCAACTTCGACACATCAACCACTTTGGTACACAATGCATTAAAGAAGAAGCACAGCCTCATTATAGATATTCGAACATGTTTAGGAAGCACCGCACGAATAGCCACGGGAAGCAATTGTTGCATTAATGTATGACAATCATGGGATTTCAATCCATACAACTTCAAATCATCCATGGAcactaaattttttatgtttgatGAATGACCATAAGGAACTTTCATTCCCAAGAAAGAAGTACACATGCATATCTTTTCTGCTCTCGACAAAGTGTATGGGGCAGCAGGTAGATATGTTCTTTTCTCCCCAATATTCGGACCCAAATCAAGTCTAACACCCATGTCAATCATATCTAAGCGGGCAGCCACAttatcttttgttttagaagGCATGTTCAGTAGTGTACCAATCAGACTCTCACAAACATTTTTCTCAATATGCATTACATCGAGAGCATGGCGAACATGAAGAGATTTCCAATACTCCAAGTtaaaaaaaatggattttttCTTCCAACAAGTACCGGTAGAATCtgaggtcttcttcttctttcccttgCCATACTCACAGTTAATATCTTCTACCATGTTCAACACTTCCTCTCCGGATAGCGGTGGAGGAGCAACTTCAAATTCTTGCTCATTATTAAATGCTTTTTTCTGCCTCCGATAAGGATGATGACGTGGCAAGTACTTACGGTGACAGGTATAAGACATTTTCCTACTATGGGGCAAATGTGTGGCTGAAGTTTTATCACCACAAATTGGACATGCTTTGTAACCTTTAGTGGTGCACCCCGATAAGTTTCCATATGCGGGGAAGTCATTGATTGTCCACAACAAAACAGCTTTTAGTGTAAAATATTCCTTCCTATGTGCATCATAGACATCACTAACTCCATCCCATAACCTttgcaaatcatcaatcaatggCTCTAAGTAGATATCAATGTCATTTCCCGGCTGCTTCGGACCAGATATTAATAGAGATAACATCATAAACTTCCGTTTCATGCACAACCATGGAGGAAGATTGTAAGTCACCAATATTACGGGCCAACAGCTATACCTACTACTTAGAGAACTATGTGGATTAATACCATCAGCTGACAAAGCTAACCGCAGATTTCTTCATTCACTAGCAAATTCGGGCCATTTATAATCTACCAACTTCCATGCAGGAGAATCGGCTGGATGGCGCATGTGTCCATCCTTAGTTCGCTTGTCCTCATGCCAAGTAAGCATTTCGGCAGTTTCGGCAGATTTGAACAAACGCTTAAATCTAGGAATTATAGGAAAATACCACAACACCTTGGCAGGTTGACCCACTTTAACTGTTTTATCCCTCTTTAGCTTCCAACGAGACAAACCACACTTAGGACAATTTTCTTCATCAGAAAAATCTTTCCTATACAATATGCAGTCATTAGGACATGCAtgaattttctcatattgcagCCCTAAATTGTTGAGAGTCTTCTTTGCCTCATAAAGACTTTGAGGGAGTACATTATCTTTAGGAAGCAAAGACCCAACAGTGGAAAGTAACTCAGAAAAGCAAGTATCACTCATACCAAACCTAGCTTTCAAGTTATGAAGTTGCACCAATGAATCTAGCTTAGTGCGTTCactgttttgaaataaaggcaTCTCGGCATCTTCAACAAACTTGTTAAACTCATATGACTCCTCATCACAATCACCCTCATTGAAAGCTGCTTGACACATGTCTACAGTTTCAGACCCAACTTGATGGTTTTGGGGCATGCCAAAACCACCAGATGCACTACCACAGGAGGACAAACTTGGTTCTCCATGCCATATCCAAGTTGTGTAGCTCAAACTAAAGCCATAAGCATACAAATGGCCCCTAATGACTCTAATTGACTTTTTTTTGAAGTTCACACATCTTGAACAAGGGCAAGGAATTCTTTTACGGTTACTAGCATTTTCTTCagcaaaaatcaaaaaattcTCAACACCCAATTGATATTTTAAAGTATCCCTATCTTCATTAATTCAAGATTTATCCATTGCTGAAacatcataaaaaaataaaaataaaaaattaatttaaccaATCAAAACTGGACAGAACCAAGACTGAAATTAATCACTTTTAACACTTCACAAACAAGTTCAACATCACTTAATCATTCTTGCCATACAGTTCATACACAAACTAAAGACTCAAAACCATCACTTCATACACAAATCATGAACTGAAAATTAGGTAAACACTTCAAAAGTTCATACACAAACCAAACAGCAGAATCAAAGACTTGGATTGCTAACCTGAATAGTTGGATTTCACTACTCAACACTAGTTTTGCCTTGAAGACCCGCTCGAACCTTAGGAACTCCTTCCAACCAACTTGGTATCTTACAATTTAATGAGATGAGCAATATCAGATTATTGCAATATTAAATTTGAATAGGACATTACTACAAGGACATCAgattttgaaagaaaagaagggtTTTAAGCATATATGTTCAGTTACTGCACATACCCAAGCTGGACTTCACGTTATCCACAAATTCACTGTTCTTGAAGCCACCCACAAACTTGCGCTTCTTTAActctaaacaaaaacaatcaattCTTCAACAATAGCCCACAAATTCATACAATAATTTTCGCAGTCATACTTAGCTAGAGAAAACTTCCATTTTTTACCATAATCTGATTCAATAATAAAGTAGTTTTGCAGAAAATACAGCCAAAAGCCTGTCTGAAAACTGTTTTAAGTGCAATTTAATGGGTTTACCTGACATTCATATAAAACAAATTACCAAACTTTAACCAACAAGTACTAAAAGGATTTGgg is a window from the Rosa chinensis cultivar Old Blush chromosome 2, RchiOBHm-V2, whole genome shotgun sequence genome containing:
- the LOC112184511 gene encoding uncharacterized protein LOC112184511, translated to MCQAAFNEGDCDEESYEFNKFVEDAEMPLFQNSERTKLDSLVQLHNLKARFGMSDTCFSELLSTVGSLLPKDNVLPQSLYEAKKTLNNLGLQYEKIHACPNDCILYRKDFSDEENCPKCGLSRWKLKRDKTVKVGQPAKVLWYFPIIPRFKRLFKSAETAEMLTWHEDKRTKDGHMRHPADSPAWKLPGNDIDIYLEPLIDDLQRLWDGVSDVYDAHRKEYFTLKAVLLWTINDFPAYGNLSGCTTKGYKACPICGDKTSATHLPHSRKMSYTCHRKYLPRHHPYRRQKKAFNNEQEFEVAPPPLSGEEVLNMVEDINCEYGKGKKKKTSDSTGTCWKKKSIFFNLEYWKSLHVRHALDVMHIEKNVCESLIGTLLNMPSKTKDNVAARLDMIDMGVRLDLGPNIGEKRTYLPAAPYTLSRAEKICMCTSFLGMKVPYGHSSNIKNLVSMDDLKLYGLKSHDCHTLMQQLLPVAIRAVLPKHVRISIMRLCFFFNALCTKVVDVSKLDKLQSDLVLTLCMLEKIFPPSFFDIMVHLTVHLVREVRLCGPVFYRWMYPFERFMKVLKGYVRNRFHPEGCIAESYIGEESVEFCSEFVHHCNPIGVPKDSSKLSGPLSSAKLKSIDEKERDQAHLHVLSNNAEVDPYKNAHKKIVEELYAGKKKSKKWLRSEHNRTFADWFQSKENPTEVSETIRWLARKPSFTVFTYEGYLYNGVKHFTKQRDDARVVQNSGVSLLAKTMQLSSAKDKNPVESEMTFYGVIEEIWELDYQAFKAPLFLCQWAANEKGIRQDEFGFTLVNLNRIGHQKDKFASASQVKQVFFVEDPIDSYWSVVLTTPNRDYRDCVYDDDLGDTTLEHQPFYVELPPCDEDENEAEATYLRENVEGFWVDQFTTPREH